Within Mycobacterium botniense, the genomic segment ATGACCTGCGCTACGCCATTGACCCTTCATCTCTGTATGACGAACTAGGTTGGGCACCAAAGCATACCGACTTTGACGAAGGCCTGCGCGCCACCATTGAATGGTACCGCAACAACGAGTCATGGTGGGGTCCACTGAAAGACGCTGTAGAAGCCCGGTACGAACAACGCGGTCAATGATATGGACGCACGCGAACTCGACATTCCCGGAGCCTGGGAGATCACACCGCAGCTGCACGCCGATAGCCGCGGACTGTTTTTCGAGTGGCTCACCGACCACGGATTCACCGCATTCGCCGGGCACCGCTTGGATGTCAGGCAGGCCAACTGCTCGGTCTCACATGCGGGCGTGCTGCGTGGACTGCATTTCGCGGAGTTGCCGCCGAGTCAGGCGAAGTACGTAACCTGCGTTTCCGGATCGGTTTTCGACGTCGTCGTCGACATCCGCCTTGGCTCTCCGACATTCGGCCAGTGGAGCTCGGTGCTGCTCGACGACCGAGAGCGCAAATCCGTCTACATTTCCGAAGGCCTCGCGCACGGCTTCCTTGCTCTGCAAGATAATTCGACAGTCATGTACTTGTGCTCGACACCATACAACCCGCAGCGCGAACACGCGATAAACGCCACGGATCCAGCGTTGGCGATAGCCTGGCCGCGGGTCAACGGAGCACCACGGCTTTCAGAGCGGGACGCTGCGGCCGCTTCTCTCGCCGAGGTGCACGCTGCCGGTTTGCTGCCTACGTGGGAAGCCTGCCGCGCCTTCACCAAGGGGCTTGGCCGGCGCTGAATTACTCGAAAGATCATCTTGCGTTGTGCATCTCGGGAAACGGGCCGCCGACCGGAACCGCCGAAGCCACGATCTTCTCGATCGCGTCAAGATCCGCGTCAGAAAGCGTTACCTCGGCGGCCGCGGCACTGTCCTGAAGGTAGCCAAGATGCTGCGCGCCGACGATAGCAACGTGCACGCCGGGTTGTGCAAGCGTCCATGCGATCGCCAACTGGCTGAGGGTGATGCCGAGGTCGTCAGCAAAAACCCTGAGATTCTCAATGACTTCTAAGTTCTTCAGGAAGCCGTCACCATTGAAGATATCGGACTTTGCGCGCCAGTCGTCGGGAGCGAACTTGGTGGCACGGCCGACCGTTCCGGTCAACAAGCCATGTGCCAGAGGCCCGTACACGAAGACCCCAATATTGTTTGCGCGGCAATACGGCAGCAAATCGCGCTCGATGTCGCGGCGAAGCAGATGATACGGCGGCTGCACCGCCTCCACCGGAAGCGTGGCCGAGAACTCCTTCACTTGCGCGGTGTCGTAGTTCGACACACCCACATGTCGAATCTTGCCCTCGGACAAAAGATCTGCGAGTGCGCCGGCGGTCTCGGACGCGGGTACGCCCGGATCAGGCCAGTGCACCAGGTATAAATCGATGTAGTCGACTCCCAGTGCGCTCAGGCTGGAGTGCACTCCTTGCCGCAGCCATTCCGGGCTGGCGTCGCGGGCGAGCCCGTCGTCGGTCTGACGTAAACCGCCTTTGGTGGCGATGACGACCTCGTCCCGAGAACGTGCAAGGTCGGTCCGAAGAGCTTGACCGAGAAGGCGCTCGGATGCTCCGAATCCGTATTGCTGTGCGGTGTCGAAGAAGTTGATGCCAAGCTCGCGGGCATGACGGATCATTGCGATCGCGGCATCCTCATCGGCGCGCCCCCAGTCGCTGCAGAATTCCCAGGTGCCGAAGGCGATCCGCGAGACGTTAAGGCCCGTTGCGCCGAGTGTAGTGGTTTTCATGTCAACCTTTTCTTTGGATCTTTTGGACATTCTTTGGGCACATGTCAACTGCTACAGGCGAGGAAGCTTCCGGTCGGCCCTCGTCAACGACAGTGTTGCTGCCACCTACCCAAGTACCCGATTTTCACCGAATATCAATCGCCGAGCCGAAATCGATGAGAGTCGGCCTTCAGCTGGACCGTCATGTGGCCGCTCGACCCTAGTACAGGGCACTGTCGAGGACGCCGCTCACAGCCCGGGCCGGTCCACGACTACCCGGAGCGGTGCGAATGGCCACACCGGCGCGGCACACTCCTGCGCCTGCCCGAGGTCGTTGTGTTCTTCATGCATCACACGCAGGTGCGAACGCCAGCATACCGCATGACATCGGGTTGCGCCACCACCCAGCCAGCCCTACAGCTCCTGTCGCTATCGAAAAACCGTTCCTCACCTGGAGGTTCGATAGGAGTTCGGTAGGAGTGCGATAGGAGTGAGCATTTCAGCATTGCGCGACTTCGGTTTTGGCTGATTGATTTCCATAGATGTTCCATAGGTCTTCCAAAGATGCGACGCCAGAGACAAATCCACTATTCCTCGGCCAGTTTTGGGCTGGAAAGCTTGCGATGCCACTACACGACCGCTAGCCTGGGCCCCGGCTGATGTTTGGCACCGTTGTATGCAGACCGGGTTATGTACCGGTTTCAGCGGTGAAGAGCGCACATCACCAAAGTCGGTCCGAGAGACCATGTTTCCTCAGGTTAGGAGGATGATGACCACATTTTCTCAGGTACGAGAGTTGACGACAATCAACGACACATTCGGTTCGATTCCTTCGGTCAGTCTCAACGACAACACGAAGATGCCGGTTCTCGGCCTTGGTGTCGCTAAACTTTCCGACGCCCAGACTGAGGAATCGGTGGCAGCGGCCTTGGAAGCGGGATGCCGGTTGATCGACACCGCCGCGGCCTACGGCAATGAGGAAGCCGTCGGCCGCGCGATCGCAGCGTCCAACATCCCACGTGAGGAGCTTTTTGTCACCACCAAGCTGGGAACCTCCTGCCAAGGCTACGACAGCGCGCAGCAGGCATGTGAGGCCAGCTTGGAACGTCTTGGCCTGGACTACATCGACCTTTATCTGATTCACTGGCCGGCGCCGCAAATCGGGAAATTCGTCGAGAGTTTCGAGGGCATGATCCAGTCGCGTGAGGCTGGTCACACTCGCTCGATCGGTGTGTCGAACTTTACCGAAGAACACCTCGACGAGATCATTGAAAAGACTGACACGGTGCCCGCCGTCAATCAGATCGAGCTGCACCCGCGGTTGAATCAGGCGGAGCTACGCGCCGCAAATGCCGAGCGCGGCATCGTCACCCAGTCCTACAGCCCGCTCGGCGTCGGCCGACTGCTCGACCACCCGACCGTGACATCGGTGGCAGCCGAGTATGACCGCACACCCGCGCAAGTTCTCCTCCGCTGGAACCTGCAACTGGATAACGTCGTCGTCTCGCGCTCCGGGAAGCCGGAACGTGTGGTGGAAAACCTCGACGTGTTCGATTTCGAGCTGGCCGAAGAGCACGTGGAGAAGCTGAACAGCCTGCATGATGGGACTCGCGTGCTCCACGACCCACTAACCTTCACCGGCACCTGAGGCGTGCCGCTCGGCGCGGCGCCCTGCCCGGCGGTGCGTCGACCGAATCCCGATGCGGTCAACACGGGGGTGGTTGCGGGTTCGATGCCCCGGTTACTAGGATATGCAAGTATCCCGTGCTTGTTCCAGCCGACCGAGGACGCCCATGACCACGCACATCCCGCACTTCATCGACGGTCGACGCACCGCCGCGCCATCCGCCCGCTCGGCTGAGGTGTTCGATCCCAACACCGGCAGGGTGGCTGCGCTGGTCCCGATGGGCGGCAAGGCCGAGGTCGATGCCGCTGTGGCATCGGCGAAAGCGGCGCAGACGGGCTGGGCGGCGTGGAATCCGCAGCGTCGGGCCCGGGTGTTGATGCGGTTCATCGAGCTGGTCAACGACCATGTTGACGAGCTGGCTGAGCTGCTTTCCCTTGAGCACGGCAAGACGCTGGCCGACTCCCGCGGCGACATCCAGCGTGGTATCGAGGTGATCGAGTTTTGCATCGGCATCCCGCATCTGCTCAAGGGCGAGTACAGCGAGGGCGCCGGGCCGGGCATCGACGTGTACTCGATTCGCCAGCCTTTGGGCGTGGTCGCCGGGATCACGCCGTTCAACTTCCCGGCGATGATCCCGTTGTGGAAAGCCGGACCGGCACTCGCATGTGGAAATGCGTTCATTCTCAAACCGTCCGAACGCGACCCGTCGGTGCCGGTGCGGCTGGCTGAGCTGTTTATCGAAGCTGGCCTGCCCCCGGGCGTGTTCCAGGTGGTGCACGGCGACAAAGAAGCCGTCGACGCCATTGTGGCCCACCCCGATATCAAGGCGGTCGGGTTTGTCGGCAGCTCCGATATCGCGCAGTACATCTACGCGACCGCCGCCGCGCACGGCAAGCGCGCCCAATGCTTCGGCGGTGCCAAAAACCATATGATCGTGATGCCCGACGCCGATCTCGACCAGGCGGTGGACGCCCTGGTCGGCGCTGGATATGGCAGCGCCGGTGAACGATGCATGGCGATCAGCGTCGCGGTGCCGGTCGGTGAGCAGACAGCAGACCGGTTGCGCGCCAGACTTGTCGAGCGTGTCAACAACCTCCGGGTAGGCCACAGCCTCGACCCGAAGGCCGACTACGGCCCACTGGTCACTGAGGCTGCTTTAAACCGGGTGCGTGACTACATCAGCCAGGGCGTGTCCGGCGGCGCGGAACTGGTGGTCGACGGTCGGGAGCGCGGCAGCGACGACCTGACGTTCGGCGACACGAACTTGGAGGGTGGGTACTTCATCGGGCCCACGCTGTTTGACCATGTCACACCAGACATGTCGATCTACACCGACGAGATCTTCGGGCCCGTGCTGTGCATGGTGCGAGCCCACGACTACGAGCAGGCGCTGCGGCTGCCCTCGGAGCACGAATACGGCAATGGTGTGGCGATCTTCACCCGTGACGGCGACACCGCCCGCGACTTCACCTCCCGGGTACAGGTCGGCATGGTCGGTGTCAACGTGCCGATCCCGGTGCCGGTCGCCTACCACACCTTCGGCGGTTGGAAGCGCTCCGGTTTTGGTGATCTCAACCAGCACGGCCCGGCGTCGATCCAGTTCTACACCAAGGTCAAGACCGTGACCTCCCGGTGGCCGTCGGGCATCAAGGATGGCGCCGAATTCGTGATCCCCACAATGAAATAGCTACACGATGCACGGCCTTAATGACGACGAGCAAGTGATCACCGAGACAGCGGCTGCGTTCGCCGAGAAGCGGCTTGCCCCCTACGCCCTGGAATGGGATGCAGCCCAGCATTTTCCGGTCGACGTGCTGCGTGAAGCGGCTGAGCTGGGGATGGCTGCGATTTACTGCCGCGACGACGTCGGCGGTAGCGGGCTGCGCCGCCTCGACGGTGTGCGCATCTTCGAACAGCTGGCCATGGCCGACCCGACCGTCGCCGCATTCCTGTCCATTCACAACATGTGCGCCTGGATGATCGACGCCTTCGGCACCGCCGAACAACGCAAAATCTGGGTGCCCCGGCTGGCGTCGATGGATGTCATTGCCAGCTATTGCCTGACCGAGCCCGGCGCCGGTTCGGATGCCGGCGCATTGCGCACCCGCGCTGTCAAACACGGCGGTGACTACGTGCTCGACGGGGTCAAACAGTTTATCTCCGGCGGCGGAGCGTCGGACGTTTACCTGGTAATGGCGCGCACCGGCGGCGACGGTCCCCGTGGGATATCCGCGTTTGTCGTCGAAAAAGGCGCTGCAGGACTTAGTTTCGGCACACACGAGCAGAAGATGGGTTGGAACGCGCAGCCGACCACGCAAGTGGTGCTGGAGGGAGTGCGGGTGCCTGCCGACGCGATGGTGGGTGGTGCAGACGGCGAGGGCACCGGTTTTTCCATCGCGATGAACGGCCTCAACGGCGGCCGGATCAACATCGCCGCCTGCTCACTTGGCGGCGCCCAGTGCGCCTACGACAAGGCCGTTCGCTACGTCCGCGACCGCCACGCGTTCGGCGCCAGCCTGCTCGACGAGCCCACCATCCGGTTCACGTTGGCCGACATGGCCACCGCGTTAGAGACGTCGCGGCTGTTGTTGTGGCGGGCGGCGACCGCGCTGGACAACGATGACGCCGACAAGGTCGAGCTGTGCGCGATGGCCAAACGCTACGTCACCGACGCATGTTTCGATGTCGCCGACAAGGCCCTCCAGTTACACGGGGGCTATGGGTATTTGCGCGAGTATGGTGTGGAGAAGATCGTCCGCGATCTGCGGGTGCACCGAATCCTCGAGGGAACCAACGAAATCATGCGCGTGGTGATCGGACGGGCCGAGGCTGCGCGAGTCCGCGCCGCCACTTAGGAGGACCGATGTCGGCGACGTCCACGATCGCGTTTCTCGGCTTGGGTCACATGGGTGCCCCGATGTCGGCGAATCTGGTTGCGGCGGGCCATCTCGTCCGTGGCTTCGACCCGCAGTCCGCCGCCGCGGCCGTCGCCACCAAAAACGGTGTCGCCGTGTTCGACAGCGCCGCCGATGCGGTGGGCGATGCGGAGGTGGTCATCACCATGCTGCCCGACGGAGAGACCGTGAAGCGCTGTTACGCCGAGGTGCTTCCTGCTGCGCAACCGGGGACGCTGTTCATCGACAGCTCCACCATTGCAGTCAGCGACGCCCGCGAGGTGCACACCCTGGCCGGCTCGCATGGTTTTGCCCAGCTCGACGCCCCGGTGTCCGGCGGGGTGGCCGGCGCGGTCGCCGGCACGCTGGCGTTCATGGTCGGGGGTGACGGGGCGGCCCTTGAGCGAGCGCGGCCGGTGCTGGAACCCATGGCAGGCAAGATCATTCACTGTGGTGCGGCCGGCGCGGGCCAGGCCGCCAAGCTGTGCAACAACATGGTGCTCGCAGTGCAGCAGATCGCGATCGCTGAGGCGTTCCTACTCGCCGAGAAGCTCGGGCTGTCGGCGCAGTCGCTATTCGACGTCATCACCGGCGCGACCGGCAATTGCTGGGCGGTGCACACCAACTGCCCGGTGCCCGGTCCGGTGCCGACATCACCGGCCAACCACGATTTCGCACCGGGTTTTGCCACCGCGCTGATGAACAAGGATCTGGGGCTGGCGATGAACGCGGTGGCGTCCACCGGGACGGCCGCGCCTCTGGGCCGCTGCGCCGCCGAGATTTATGCCCGGTTCGCGGCCGAGCACCCCGAGAAGGACTTCAGCGCGGTAATCGAGATGCTGCGCCGCGGCTAAGCGGTTCCCAAGCGCTTCTGAGCGAGCACCCATTGCCGGTGCAGTTGCTGGCAACCGGCGGCGACCAGCGGATCGGCGCCGTCGTAACCGGAACGGAGCGCGGCGGCACCGGTGAAGTTCTGGCAGGCACTGTAGTCGGTGGTGACCACCACGGTGGGCAGCCCGACGGCGAGCGCCGCCGCCAGCCCCCGACCTGAACCGGTGACCGCCAGCGCACTCTCGGGCGTTATTCCCAGTTCCCACAACGCGAGCCGGTACAGTTCGACATCACCGGGCCGATCTGCGTCATCACCGGTCACTATGGTCTCGACCAGCCCCTCCCCCACGACGTTGCGGACCAGCGCCTCGACCCATGACCGGCGGCACGTGCTGACCACACCCACCCAGGTCCCGGCGACGAACAAACCCATCACCAAGTCGACGAGCCCGGGCCGGGCTGCAATGTCACCGTCGAGTATGCGCTCGCCGACGATTGCCTTCTGGGTCGCGCAGACTCGGGCGGCGAGCGTATCCGCCCAGGCCCCGAAGCCGCGCGCGCCAAGTGCGCTCGCGACGCGCTGATGCTCGTCGGCGATTCGCAGAAGGCGCCCGTATTCCTCCACGCCCCAACTGATATCGAGATCGTGGGCGTCAAACGCAGCGTTGTAAGCCACCCGCTGCGCGTCACGTTCCAGATCGACCAGCGCCGTCTCCGCGTCGAACAACACCGCGCGCAGCGGCTCGACGTCGGCATCCCCCGGACGTGCCCGGTCCCACCAGAACGTCCGCGCGGGCCGTGTCTGCATCGGCACGGTTCGCATACCGCTAGCGTGTCCGCGTCGCTCCCTCGGGTCGTCCCCCATTCGGGGGATTGGCATGGCTATTCACCCCGCTATTCACCCCGCTATTCACCCCGCTATTCACCCCGCGACGACGCGGCCGCGGCGTCCCCGGCGCCGGTTTCCGCCCGGCGATGGGGCGCTGCGCGACTATGGTGTTGCCATGGTGGTGGGGTCTGCCGGTGCCCCGGTGCGGCTTGTGCTCGTCGATGACCACGAAATGGTGATCGAGGGTCTCAAGGCGATGCTCGCCGCCTTCAAGGACCGGGTGCGGGTGGTCGGGCAGGCCGTGGGCGCCGAGCGGGCGATCAGCGTTATCGAGAGCCTGCAGCCCGACATCGTGTTGTGCGACGTGCGCATGCAAGGTTCCAGCGGCTTAGACCTGTGCCTGGCGCTGCGTGAACGTGACCCGGAACGCAAAGTCGTCATGTTGTCGGTCTACGACGACGAACAGTACCTGTTTCAGGCGTTGCGGGTGGGCGCGCGCGGGTACTTGCTGAAAAGCATCAGCAGCGACGAGTTGGTGCGCCAGCTGGAATCGGTGCACCACGGTGAAACGGTCATCGACCCCGGTCTGGCCGCTCGCGCGGTCGACACCGCGGCACGGCTGCAGCGCGACGAGTTTTGGCCGGGCGCCCGGCAGGGATTGACCCAGCGGGAAAGCGAAATCCTCTCCTACATCGTCACCGGACTGTCTAACCGTGGCATCGCCAATAAGCTCGTGATCGGCGAGGAGACCGTCAAAAGCCATCTGCGGTCGATATACCGCAAGCTTGGCGTCAGCGATCGTACCGGTGCGGTGGCCACCGCGCTGCGGGAAGGCATCTACCGATGACAGGCTCCGGCGCGGCAGCTGCTCAGCCGCGGCGCGGCATGCCCAACGCGGTGCGCGACCTTGTCGACGCCGATCGTGAGCTGGCGCTGCTGCGCGAGCTGATCCAGGCGGCCTCCAGCGGCCCCGAGGTCGAACCGCTCGCGGCGGCGGCCGCGCGCATGATCACCGCGGCCACCGGGACCGACGTGTGCTTCGTGCACGTACTCGACGACAGCGGCCGCTCGTTGACGCTGGCCGGTGCGACGCCGCCGTTCGACGGGCAGGTCGGCAAAATCCGGTTGCCGCTGGGCTCCGGGGTGTCCGGCTGGGTGGCACGGCACCGCGAACCGGTGGTCATCAGCCACGACAAAGAGGCCGACCCACGCTACCTGCCCATCCCGTCGCTGCGCGGCCGAGATTTCACCTCGATGGTGTCGGTGCCCATGGAAACCGACCCGGGCGGGCTGGTGGGCGTGCTGAATGTGCATACGGTCGTGCGCCGGGAGTTCACGCACGGTGATGTCGAGTTGTTGCGCGTCATCGGCCGGCTCATCGCCGGTGCCATGCATCAGGCGCGGCTGCATCGGCAGCTGGTGGCCCGCGAACGCGCGCACGAGCTGTTCGTCGAGCAGGTGATCGAGGCCCAGGAGATCGAGCGCCGCCGGCTCGCCGGGGATATTCACGACGGGATTTCGCAACGGCTGATCACATTGACCTACCGCCTGGACGCGGCGGCGCGTGCCGTCAACGACAATCCGGCCGAAGCCTCGCAACAACTCGACGAGGCCCGCCAGCTCGCCCAACTCACACTTCAGGAGGCGCGTGCCGCGATCAGCGGGCTGCGCCCGCCGGTGCTCGACGACCTGGGCCTCGCGGGCGGATTGGCCAGCCTGGCCCGCTCGATGCCCCAGCTGGAGCTGCAGCTGGATCTTTCAGATGTGCGGGTCCCCGAGCATATCGAGCTCGCGCTCTACCGCATCGCGCAGGAAGGCCTGCAAAACATCGTCAAACATGCCCACGCGACGATGGCCCGGCTGAAGTTCGCGGTCGAAAACGACACCGCCCGGCTGGAAATCGTCGATGACGGAGTGGGTTTCGACACTTTCGAGAACCCGCTCGGCGGCGACGACATGGGTGGGTACGGGGTGCTGTCGATGGCCGAGCGCGCCGAACTCGTTGGCGGACAGCTCAATATCCGGTCGCGACCCGGTGCCGGGACCGCGGTCACGGCCACCATTCCGCTGCGGTCCGTCTAGACGAAGGCTGGTCTCCTTCCTCTCCACAGGGCGCTCTCGGCTCGGTGGTGCGGTGCGGCAGCGAGGGCGCGAGAATAGCCCGGGAGCGACGGCGTGGCCCCGGCGTCACGGTCGGGCAACGTAAAACCGCCCAATGTCCCCGGGACTGGGTAATTTTGCGGGGTAATATTGCGTCCGCTCGCGAGTCAGAAATCCCCGGCGTTATGCCGCAACGTTCCGATCGATGACACCAAGGCTCGCGCTTCCTCCGGAGACATGCCGATATCGGCGAACACCTTCTCGTTGAGCGTGACCGTGGCGTCCTCAACCGTGGAGCGACCGAGATCGGTGATCTGCACCAGGGTAGTGCGCCCGTCGGTGGGGTGCGGCGTGCGCTTCACCAGCCCATCGGCTTCCAGCCGGCGAATCGCGTGGGTCACGCTGGTGACATGGACCTGCAGCCGGTCGGACGCCTTGGTGATTGGCAACGCACCGGTCCGGCTGAACGCCAGCAGCCGCAACAACTCGAAGCGGGAAAAGCTTAAGTCATACGGGCGCAACGCGTTCTCGACGCGGGCGAGCAAAATCTGGTGGGCGCGCATCACCGACGTGACCGCGACCATGCCGTCCGCGAAATCGCCCCAGCCTGCGCGCTCCCAGTTGGCGCGGGCCTGCGCAATCGGGTCACGCCTGTCGGGTTGCTCAGCGGCCATGCTTTTTCATACCGCACTTGCGGGGCAGCGGTCAGCCGACGTTTGCCGTGGACTTTGTCACCGCGGCCAACGCCGTCGTTCACGCCCTGACTATTGGGGTGAGCTCGCCGGCCGGCTATTGTCCGAGGACGCACAGGCCAAATATGTTGGTATACAGTAAAAATGATCGCAGACCGTGGGTTGCGGCAGGCTAGCGGGTGTTCTGTCCGCAGGCTTGTCATCGGCCGCGCTACCGCGCCGCAGTGGCCCGCGAACTCGGGTTGTCGCGGAACACCGTAAGCCTTAGCCGAGGGTCAGGATGCGCGGCCCGTCCCCGGTTGCGGCCACGGTGTGCTCCCAGTGTGCGGCGCGCGAACCGTCGACGGTCACCACCGTCCACTCGTCGTCGAGCACAACCGTGTCGCCGGACCCGAGGGTCAACATCGGTTCGATGGCCAGCACCGAGCCCGGGACCAGCAGCGGACCGCGGCCCGGGGCGCCCTCGTTGGGCAGGAACGGCTCCATGTGCATGCGCCGGCCGATACCGTGGCCACCGTAGCCCTTGACGATGCCGAAGGCGCGTCCGTAGCGGGCTTCCGCCGCGTGCGTGCCGGTTTCGATGGCATGCGACACATCGCTGAGCCGGTTACCGGGCGTCATCGCGGCGATCCCGGCCTCCAGCGAATCCCTGGTCGCCTGCGCCAGCACTGCATCCTCTGCGCTGAGTGTCCCGACACCGAAGGTGACCGCGGCGTCGCCGTGCCAGCCGTCCAGGATCGCTCCGCAGTCGATCGACACCAGGTCACCGGGCGCGAGAATCTCGGCAGCGGAGGGAATCCCGTGCACCACCCGGTCGTTCACCGACGCGCAGATCGACGCCGGATAACCGTGATACCCCAGGAACGACGGCGTGGCCCCGGCGTCACGGATCACCGATTCGGCGATCTGGTCGAGGCTCAGTGTGGAGACTCCGGCGACCGCTGCCTGCTGGACCGCGCGCAGCGCCGCGGCGACGACCGCGCCGGCCGCAGCCATCGCGTCGAGTTCCCCCGGGCTGCGTTGTGCCACAACCTTGCGCGGACGCAGACCGGCCAGTGCGATCACGCTATTTCCCCAGGGCTTGCAGTGCGCGGGCGAATACTTCGTCGATGCTGCCGACGGCGTCGACGGTTTTCAGCTCGTCACGGTAGTAGTCCAGCAGCGGCGCGGTCTCATCGTTATAGACCTTCATCCGGTTGAGGATGATCTCCTCGGTGTCGTCGGCGCGGCCCCGCCCTTCGAGCCGTTCGAGCAGCACGTCCCGCGGCACCCGAAACTCCAGGACCGCGTCGATTTTGGTGCCACGGCGCTCAAGCATCTCGTGGAGTGCCTTGGCCTGCTCAAGGGAACGGGGATAGCCGTCGAGGATGAACCCGGCGGCTGCGTCCGGATTGTTCAGGCGGTCGTCGACCATCGCGTTGGTCAGCTCGGACGGCACCAGGTCACCGGCGTCCAGGTACTGCTTAGCCTCGACGCCGAGCTTTGTCCCCGCCTTGATGTGGCGCCGAAACAGCTCCCCGGTGGAGATCTGCGGAATCTCGAGTTTCTCCGCCAGCTTTGCCGCCTGCGTGCCTTTACCCGCCCCCGGCGGCCCCAGCAGAATAACCCTCACTTCAGGAACCCTTCATAGTTGCGCTGCATGAGCTGGCTCTCGATCTGCTTGACCGTATCCAAACCGACGCCGACCATGATCAGTACCGCCGTTCCGCCGAACGGCAGATTCTGGACCGTCCCGGTACTGCCTAACCCGAGAAAGAAATTAGGCAATACCGCGATCACACCGAGGTAGATCGAGCCCGGCAACGTAATCCGGCTCAGCACAAAACGCAAATAGTCAGCCGTTGGCCGGCCCGGCCGAATACCGGGAATGAAGCCGCCGAACTTTTTCATCTCGTCGGCGCGTTCATCGGGATTAAATGTGACCGAGACGTAGAAATACGTGAAGAAGATGATCAGCGCGAAATAGATGGCGATGTATACGGAGTTGCCGGGGTTGGACAGGTAGTTCGCGACGAATTTGTCCCACCAACTGCTGCCCCGACCGCCACCGCTTCTGATCAGCTGGGTGATCAGCTGCGGAATATAGATCAGTGACGAGGCGAAGATGACCGGGATGACCCCGGCCTGGTTGACTTTGAGCGGCAGATACGTCGACGTCCCGCCGTACATGCGCCGACCCACCATGCGCTTGGCGTATTGCACCGGGATGCGGCGTTGGCCCTGCTCGACGAACACCACGCCGACGATGATGACCAGCGTGGCCGCACAGACCGCGGCGAAAGTCATTCCGCCGCGGTTGTGCAGGATGTCTCGGCCCTCGAAGGGGATCCGGGCGGCGATGCCGACGAAGATCAACAGCGACATACCGTTGCCGATCCCGCGCTCGGTGATCAGCTCGCCCATCCACATCACCAGCGCCGCGCCCCCTGTCATCACAAACACGATCACGACGAGGGTGAAGATGCTCTGGTCGGCGATGATGTCTAATGCGCAGCCCTGCAGCAGCCCGCCGTTGGCTGCCAGCGCCACAATGCTGGTTGCCTGCAAGATGGCCAGCGCGATCGCCACGTAGCGGGTGTATTGGGTCATTTTGGCCTGACCGGCCTGACCCTCTTTGCGCAGCTCCTCGAACCGCGGGATGACGACCGTGAGCAGCTGCACGATGATGCTGGCGGTGATGTAGGGCATCACGCCGACCGCGAACACGGTCAGCTTCAGCAGGGCGCCGCCGGAGAACAAGTTGATCAGCGAGTAGATCTGGCCGCCCTCACCGCCGGTGACCTGGGCGATGCACTTCTGCACGTTGGGGTAGTTCACCCCGGGAGACGGCAATGAGGCACCGATGC encodes:
- a CDS encoding aldo/keto reductase; the protein is MKTTTLGATGLNVSRIAFGTWEFCSDWGRADEDAAIAMIRHARELGINFFDTAQQYGFGASERLLGQALRTDLARSRDEVVIATKGGLRQTDDGLARDASPEWLRQGVHSSLSALGVDYIDLYLVHWPDPGVPASETAGALADLLSEGKIRHVGVSNYDTAQVKEFSATLPVEAVQPPYHLLRRDIERDLLPYCRANNIGVFVYGPLAHGLLTGTVGRATKFAPDDWRAKSDIFNGDGFLKNLEVIENLRVFADDLGITLSQLAIAWTLAQPGVHVAIVGAQHLGYLQDSAAAAEVTLSDADLDAIEKIVASAVPVGGPFPEMHNAR
- a CDS encoding aldo/keto reductase, producing the protein MTTFSQVRELTTINDTFGSIPSVSLNDNTKMPVLGLGVAKLSDAQTEESVAAALEAGCRLIDTAAAYGNEEAVGRAIAASNIPREELFVTTKLGTSCQGYDSAQQACEASLERLGLDYIDLYLIHWPAPQIGKFVESFEGMIQSREAGHTRSIGVSNFTEEHLDEIIEKTDTVPAVNQIELHPRLNQAELRAANAERGIVTQSYSPLGVGRLLDHPTVTSVAAEYDRTPAQVLLRWNLQLDNVVVSRSGKPERVVENLDVFDFELAEEHVEKLNSLHDGTRVLHDPLTFTGT
- the mmsB gene encoding 3-hydroxyisobutyrate dehydrogenase gives rise to the protein MSATSTIAFLGLGHMGAPMSANLVAAGHLVRGFDPQSAAAAVATKNGVAVFDSAADAVGDAEVVITMLPDGETVKRCYAEVLPAAQPGTLFIDSSTIAVSDAREVHTLAGSHGFAQLDAPVSGGVAGAVAGTLAFMVGGDGAALERARPVLEPMAGKIIHCGAAGAGQAAKLCNNMVLAVQQIAIAEAFLLAEKLGLSAQSLFDVITGATGNCWAVHTNCPVPGPVPTSPANHDFAPGFATALMNKDLGLAMNAVASTGTAAPLGRCAAEIYARFAAEHPEKDFSAVIEMLRRG
- the rfbC gene encoding dTDP-4-dehydrorhamnose 3,5-epimerase, producing the protein MDARELDIPGAWEITPQLHADSRGLFFEWLTDHGFTAFAGHRLDVRQANCSVSHAGVLRGLHFAELPPSQAKYVTCVSGSVFDVVVDIRLGSPTFGQWSSVLLDDRERKSVYISEGLAHGFLALQDNSTVMYLCSTPYNPQREHAINATDPALAIAWPRVNGAPRLSERDAAAASLAEVHAAGLLPTWEACRAFTKGLGRR
- a CDS encoding acyl-CoA dehydrogenase family protein; amino-acid sequence: MHGLNDDEQVITETAAAFAEKRLAPYALEWDAAQHFPVDVLREAAELGMAAIYCRDDVGGSGLRRLDGVRIFEQLAMADPTVAAFLSIHNMCAWMIDAFGTAEQRKIWVPRLASMDVIASYCLTEPGAGSDAGALRTRAVKHGGDYVLDGVKQFISGGGASDVYLVMARTGGDGPRGISAFVVEKGAAGLSFGTHEQKMGWNAQPTTQVVLEGVRVPADAMVGGADGEGTGFSIAMNGLNGGRINIAACSLGGAQCAYDKAVRYVRDRHAFGASLLDEPTIRFTLADMATALETSRLLLWRAATALDNDDADKVELCAMAKRYVTDACFDVADKALQLHGGYGYLREYGVEKIVRDLRVHRILEGTNEIMRVVIGRAEAARVRAAT
- a CDS encoding CoA-acylating methylmalonate-semialdehyde dehydrogenase, encoding MTTHIPHFIDGRRTAAPSARSAEVFDPNTGRVAALVPMGGKAEVDAAVASAKAAQTGWAAWNPQRRARVLMRFIELVNDHVDELAELLSLEHGKTLADSRGDIQRGIEVIEFCIGIPHLLKGEYSEGAGPGIDVYSIRQPLGVVAGITPFNFPAMIPLWKAGPALACGNAFILKPSERDPSVPVRLAELFIEAGLPPGVFQVVHGDKEAVDAIVAHPDIKAVGFVGSSDIAQYIYATAAAHGKRAQCFGGAKNHMIVMPDADLDQAVDALVGAGYGSAGERCMAISVAVPVGEQTADRLRARLVERVNNLRVGHSLDPKADYGPLVTEAALNRVRDYISQGVSGGAELVVDGRERGSDDLTFGDTNLEGGYFIGPTLFDHVTPDMSIYTDEIFGPVLCMVRAHDYEQALRLPSEHEYGNGVAIFTRDGDTARDFTSRVQVGMVGVNVPIPVPVAYHTFGGWKRSGFGDLNQHGPASIQFYTKVKTVTSRWPSGIKDGAEFVIPTMK